A segment of the Methanofollis fontis genome:
TCGAAGGCCTCGCCGCGCCCCTGCGCGATCAGCCCCTCCGGGGCAACGATCCCGCGCCGCATCGCATTGGCCAGGTGCTCCCTGACCACGAGGGCGGCATGGCGGGGGTGGTCCTCCGGGATCATCCCCGCACCTCCAGCAGATGAAAACCACTCTCTGCCACGTTCAGCCGGATTGGTTCGGTGAAGGGTGCGAGGACCTCCCGCGCCCCATCGCCGGTGGCAAACACGCCCCGCCCGAGCATTGTCATGCTTGCCAGCACGCCGCCGGCGTCGCAGGCCTCGAGGGCCGAGCGCACGTCGGCGGTGACAAGCCCGCTCGCCTCGGCAAATGCGCGGGAACGGGAAAAAAAGCCCTCGAGGTCGGTCGGGCACCCTGTCGGGAAGGCCGCCGCCACCCGCTCGAGGTGCTCCGCCGATCCGATCACGTCCGGCGTCGGCAGGGGGCCGAACGAGACTGCCCAGATCTCCTGGTCTGAGGGGATGCGGGTGATCCGTCCTCCGGGACCCGGCGTCTCCCGGCAGGCGATCCCGCCGCCCTGGCAGGCGGAAACATCCCCGAGTCCGGTGCTGTGCACCACCTCGGCCTCATGGGCCACGGCGGCAATCTCCGCCCTGGAAAGCCCGAGTTCGAGGAGTGCGTCGATGGCGGTGATCGATGCCAGAAGGGCCGCAGCGGACAGACCGAAACCGGCGCCGATCGGCAGGCGGCAGGCGGTCTCCACATGCGCCCGCACGTTGAGACGCTCCATGGCGTACTCCAGCGGCGGCGATCCCTGTGATTCGGAGCGGACCCGCCCCCCGGCGTCCACCTCTCTCACGACGACCTCACGCCGTTCTGCCGCTGATGCCGTTGCCAGCACCCCCTCGTCGATGACGATGCCGGCGCCGATGCTCCCGGTCAGTGCCGGCGACTCTCCTGCGATCTTCCTGAAATATCCGGATATATGTCCGGGGGAGAAGGCTACAGCAGTGCGGACCATATCGCCGCCGCCACCTCCCCCTTGCTCCCGTTGATCCGTTCCCGTCCTCTCTCCGTCATGATCTCAAACTCGCCTGACTCCGCCCCCATCGCCGGGGG
Coding sequences within it:
- a CDS encoding pantoate kinase; translation: MVRTAVAFSPGHISGYFRKIAGESPALTGSIGAGIVIDEGVLATASAAERREVVVREVDAGGRVRSESQGSPPLEYAMERLNVRAHVETACRLPIGAGFGLSAAALLASITAIDALLELGLSRAEIAAVAHEAEVVHSTGLGDVSACQGGGIACRETPGPGGRITRIPSDQEIWAVSFGPLPTPDVIGSAEHLERVAAAFPTGCPTDLEGFFSRSRAFAEASGLVTADVRSALEACDAGGVLASMTMLGRGVFATGDGAREVLAPFTEPIRLNVAESGFHLLEVRG